The following are from one region of the Primulina eburnea isolate SZY01 chromosome 17, ASM2296580v1, whole genome shotgun sequence genome:
- the LOC140818767 gene encoding uncharacterized protein — MPTRGRDRGRPRQNIPVAQDQGSATHTQMDITPTPMEILLARFQSLHPPMLKGTDNALEYENWLENMDQLFESLEYPDDRRIKLVVHQLLDVAKSWWIMTKKALEGRGTIVTCDIFKSEFYQHLFPTSYRKDRGAEFANLKKENLNVEDYVAKFSNLLRFSPHVASDEEAKADHFINGLNPDIFTLVNNGRPNTFAEALDRAKGAETGIIRQRGYHYMQQPQQPHNRQQFRQGNSCGNSGNIREQFRARGKQFKRGVSGACHLCNQVGHYARVCPNCGSDISQSGGSSRQTPHQNRQTPTVHSYQQSNRLDQNKQSGSHRAIQQPRQQARVFALTEDEAHNAPDNVIAVTRSAEMISGCEFRYEDNVIELDCIVLEMSDFDYIVGIDTLTRYKDTVDCFQKIVKFRPDMTDHWTFSVPKLADIPIVSEFSDVFPDDIPGFPPVREIEFNIELMPGTQPISRAPYRMVPIELKELKKQLEDLLAKRYIRPSV, encoded by the exons ATGCCTACTCGAGGTAGAGATCGTGGTAGACCTAGACAGAACATACCAGTGGCACAAGATCAGGGTAGTGCTACTCATACTCAGATGGATATAACTCCGACTCCAATGGAGATATTGTTAGCCAGATTTCAATCTTTGCACCCACCGATGTTGAAGGGTACCGATAATGCATTAGAGTATGAGAACTGGTTGGAGAATATGGATCAGTTATTCGAATCTCTTGAGTATCCAGATGATCGTAGAATCAAGTTAGTTGTTCATCAGTTATTGGATGTTGCTAAGAGTTGGTGGATCATGACCAAGAAAGCTTTAGAGGGTCGAGGTACGATTGTTACATGTGATATCtttaaatctgaattttatcagcaTTTATTTCCTACCTCTTATAGGAAAGAtaggggagccgagtttgcaaatttaAAAAAGGAAAATCTGAATGTTGAGGACTATGTTGCTAAGTTCTCCAATTTACTGAGATTTTCACCTCATGTAGCATCTGATGAAGAAGCTAAGGCCGATCacttcataaatggtcttaaCCCTGATATCTTTACCCTGGTTAATAATGGAAGGCCTAACACTTTTGCTGAGGCTCTTGatcgagccaagggagctgaaacCGGGATCATTAGGCAGAGAGGTTATCATTATATGCAACAACCTCAACAGCCACATAATCGACAGCAGTTCAGACAGGGTAATAGTTGCGGTAACAGTGGCAACATAAGAGAGCAGTTTAGGGCTAGAGGCAAGCAATTTAAGAG AGGAGTTTCGGGAGCTTGCCACTTGTGTAACCAGGTGGGACActatgctcgagtgtgtcctaaCTGTGGCAGCGATATATCTCAGAGTGGGGGATCATCGAGACAGACACCTCACCAGAACCGCCAGACCCCTACAGTTCATTCCTATCAGCAGTCAAACCGGTTAGATCAGAACAAACAGAGTGGTAGCCACAGGGCAATACAGCaacctagacagcaggcccgagtttTTGCACTCACTGAGGATGAGGCACATAATGCTCCAGATAATGttattgcag TGACGAGGTCAGCTGAAATGATAAGTGGTTGTGAATTTCGTTATGAGGATAATGTTATTGAGCTTGATTGCATTGTGTTAGagatgtctgattttgactacATAGTTGGTATTGACACGTTGACAAGATACAAGGAtactgtagattgttttcaaAAAATTGTTAAGTTTAGGCCTGATATGACAGATCACTGGACGTTCtctg TACCTAAATTGGCAGATATTCCAattgttagtgaattttcagatgtatttccagatgaTATTCCAGGATTTCCTCCAGTTCGAGAAATTGAGTtcaacattgagttgatgccaggtacacagCCTATTTCTAGAGCCCCTTATAGGATGGTGCCAATTGAACTGAAGGAACTAAAGAAACAACTTGAGGATCTATTGGCTAAAAGATATATAAGACCAAGTGTTTAA